The sequence aaaacttacaatagaaaatatgacTGATTGAATTTAATGGCAGGGAACCTTTTGTGAGAACAGAGTACTTCTATGGATGAGTGACCTTTGTAATATGTTCGAATTTTTTGTGAACCGTAATATTTTCTGCATCCACATATTAAattacgatatatatgtaaaaaagCGAATATATGGCAATATATACTGTATTTCaattcgaataacaaattaCTACGAAACTGTTGACATTTATTTTGACACAAAGCCCTCGTCACGCAGCTGCCACcataactaatatttttaaactttaatgGAATCACAATTAGCGATACAAGATTGAAGAATTTATCGCGTAAACGcttcaaatattaaactaaaaacttgatattataaattgaggTACAGAAtcatacattattaaatgattataaaatgaaacagttATATTATAGTGATAAGTCCTACTCCTGCATAGGTTCAAGCCGCAGCTCGATCCATTAGCAAGGGATAGcgcagaaattttctttgctctgattggttgacgAGGGAAAACAGAGAGTGAGCAAGATGGCATGAAATCATAACAACTACATATTGAAACAAGTCACACCGACGAAAATTACACAAggtcattgaaaaaaaaattgccgcAAAATACCCTATTACCCGGTCCAGCGACCAATCTTTAGCACGAGGCTGCACGCTAACCATAGACTTACTGCACTTAAAAATCCTATCGTACCTATGGGAGCATTAAGGCTCTTGGTGGACCGTGGGACACCACCCCGGGTATTTTCCAATGGGTAAGGAAGGTTTctgtgtatatatacaaatcgGGACAGTTTTAGGTACTAGCGGGAAAGGAatccatctggtggcgaatgGCAGAGGTAGTCGAAACAAgctaaattctaatttttaccaaacagagataattttagccaaagatggtataattataaccgttgctgaaaaatatatgatttctAAGAAGTTATGtagtttttatatagatcATATGAATTGGTATGGTTACCTCGTAAGATTCTCGAAAACGTATTGGCATAGCCGACTAAGAtagtcaaaactgcccttagaggtttttcaatgagtcatataccgttcgatagctgaccaataaaaactcatctgtgcaaaatttcaaccctgtaacttgtccgtgagggtagttacagggtaaattagatttcgcggttttccggcattttccCATCTTTAGcagctttctaaaatttggaaaaaaatatagcttattttggacatcaagccggatgttatagaattttttcagatttttcagttgcaagctgtgattatcaaaaatgaaaaacccctaAAAAagcggaaaattgaagatttctcgaaaacttatgaattctctatttttatattaattccctgataaggtactatcatggctcgtgtactcaatttttctcagatttttttctcgtctgcaacattgtcaaaaaaaataaaaaatgaaaacccaatgtgttgatgttttttgctgtcagaaagaAGCTACTACTTGTCTAGTTTACCACGAGTGTGTATTAagcaattttaagaaataatttttaaaccctgaaaatgcgaattaagcgagcaaaaaaattgtaacgagcggaataTATGCCGAAATGTTTCCGCTCATTATAACTCAATCGGTTAGCGGCTaacgctaaaggtggaaaaatgccggaaactgacggacaagttacagggttaaaattttgcacagatgagtttttattagtcagctatcgaacggtatatgactcattgaaaaacctctaagggcagttttgaccatcttaatcggctatgcccttttataataatagtttcagaataatttcgaatattcAAATACATTTACTAATGAGATCATAACAAGATAAAGAAActgtatttcaaaattttatcaaatatgttTTACCTATTACGAAACGTCTTTCTGCGCGTGGTCTAATGTATTTAAACGGAACCAAGTTATTGAATACATTGGTACAGTAAGTGTACCAGTATAATTTTTGTGTCATTTGTATTACGATAATCGCATGTTATAAACCGTCAATCTTTCGGGagcttcgaaataaaattattaaaacttaaaaCAATCATaggaaaaatcgcggcgtACAAAAAGACCCTACCTACCTGGAAAACAAATTACTACTCAATGGATTGCGGAGCAATCCTTTGGTCACTGTACTCGacaaaaaattctgtaatttctgcgtaatagaaaaattctttaaatattgactcACTACTTGCTGGGAGGAGGGAGCTGCGTTAGAGTcctagaaaagaaagaaaagaaaagagacaTTAAAAGTTCAACAATTTCCATAAGgttattattttctgcgaagtattgtatataatttgcaCATTGTTATTACATCGCTTACTCCATGACGAAGCCTGACCGCGTAGCTTCTCGATCTCAGCTATTCACGTAGGAGTTCTTCAAATCTGTAACAACAACaagtaattcgattaaattcaatCGCTATTAAATATCAAAGCAGATTACGTATTATGtatgctaataaaaattacacttACATCGGCATTCATTCGATCGCGTTACTTCTCGATTTCTGTTCCGCATATCGTTTTAAAATCTGTAACAATAATGTAAGAAGCTcgtgttaattaatgaaatattatgagTCCCTCGCGTTTACTTCACGTTTCAATACGTATAAACAATAACAAATCTATTAAATCGACTAAACATTGGAAGAAAATTCTAAGAAGCCCGCGATCCTATTCCTACGATTTGCCGCGGAAACTACGAGAGACGAAAAATGGCGGCCTGTGATTTGCTGCAACTTCAAAGAGTTGCGCTTCAAGTCATTCGAAAAGACTGGTACACCGCGTTATCAGTATAAAAGAAGATATCCCACATCTGATTCCAGTCAGGCAAAATCAAATACAATACCCAAAGCAACCAATTATCACgttaatatgatttattaattctgaaatatttattatacgaagCAATCCGTTAATGTCTCAGCGCCAAAGAACGCGACATATGAATTCCACCAAAGGAAAacgaagcaattttttaaatttacctATATCCTATGATAGGGTCGGAGCTTCGTCAGAGATTGAACCATCATGCTTCCAGTCGCATTAtctttgatattttgttaacttCGAGTTGCAACATTTGTATTAACTActttaaaaactaaataattgaCCACTGGCTGCCGAGTTGCGTTCAATCTAACGGGGACGATGGCGCAGTTTCGGTTGGCGATAGTGGCGCTCCTGGTGGTGAGAAATAGAAGCACGCGTTGCCTGGAAACCGAATAACTTCTGATTGGCTTTATaccagggcttcttaaacttttgtcattcacgaccccatttatgattgtgagtttcttgacgaccccatacaaatataaaagaaaaataaattaatattttttgatgatttatttattaggtaacaatatacatatacatatacatatgaaaatatatagtgatgttataaaatggtatatataaatatttgacattaaaatctctcgcgtCCGCAGAATTTTGCTACGTGACCCCATTTGGGGTCGCGACCCacagtttaagaagccctgctTTATACCATTACATACATGAGGCAATTTGTAACATATATTGTTAAGTTTGTCATATATTATCGTTTGCTAAAACGTAGAATAGTTTGCATGAACCAGTTAAATGCACAAATCGGTAGATGCGTTATTAGATCAAACTATTTTTTCATTAGTAAATTTATCTCTGGCTTcgctaaaataaattcgtaaaattatcaattagcCAATGATCGATTGGTAAAATGGCCGAATAATCAAATGACCAAATTGCTGAATGATCGAACAACCAAATGATCGAATAgctaaatgaataaataaccAAATGATCGATTGAAATGACCGAATGACCAACTAATCGAAAAGCCCAATGATTAAATGTAccgattaaatattgcaacgaAATAGTATCCTAAGTTATAGTAATGTGCGGAGAATATTAGAAATACAAGCGTCGCGACCGAATGTAGCCGAGTAAATGACGGCCGACCTCCAGACAACATTGcctttaatacaaatattcttcAGTGCGGCTATGAAAACGATATTCCATCAGTAATAATTGAAAGTTGGATTAATAACttgactaatttttaatattcctcacatttgtgaattatattaactaaaaTTCTGTCATCTTGTACTATGCTTaaagacaattattattgtattattgtaccAACGAATAATACAGTCGTTAAGAAATATTCTTAATGataataagtattatactAAACgggaatgatttatttattagttttacaATCTCATATCAAATACACAAGGAATAATAAGGAATGTAAAAGTAGTAGGCGTGAATCTTATTACCGAATATAGTAACTTAttagagaaaaatgaaactaataaataaatcattttataagtATTAGAAGATTGTCGGCGACGTTATGCAGATGccataaaattaacattatttttcattagacAACAtatctttcattaaattctttattattacatttcatataacaatatataatataataaccatgttttattacattagGAAATGGTTTTTTATCTACCGATATAGTTTGTAATATATACTGTCCTTTCCTCCTCtcattttttgataatattttattatattctttctaTAGCTTAACCACACCATCGACAGTATCATTGACAACGTTTTGTTATCAATACATACAATGATACATACATTAAATCCAATAGAATGATAACCTTAAGCTAGATcctataaatttgttaaaacattgggaacatatttatttacctcAAAAGACATTGAACAGCTTTCATaaacttttcaataaaatttcttttacttaaatattgaagcttCTTCGCAAATAGAATTTCGTGACACGAGCCTCAGGTGGCGCGCCATTCGAACGCATGCGCAGGAAGAGTGAGAGCAGCGAAAAAGACAAAGAAAGACAAACTAGGTTTCCTATCCATGTGCACAAcccatataaaattttatgggtattattctatttctctctaccATATTTCCTTCGCTTTCTACAGTACTTGAGGTgcagtaaaatggtggggatgcGCGAGTTAGCTTAGGGAGCACGAAAAGCGTATAGGAGTAGGTTACcattattgtatacatatactttatACGTAAGGTGTATCTTCATGTAGCGATACGACTCTTTTCTCGTATACATTCATTTTATGACAGAAACTATGTGAATAAAGCAGAAACAATTGTACTCACGTGCGCACAGTACATGCTGTGTATGATATtaggttatatttaataagtaagAGAACCCCTTAATCCTTAGTATTACGAAAAGTCATCTCATATACATGCATTTTTAATAGGATCTAGAAAGGAAGTATTGTAAAAATGCGTATCACAATCCCAAAGcctttttactattattcaCTAGGTATCACTGTTGTTGGCGGAGCTTATTTACTccggtaatttatttaaatgactgTACccaattaattcttaaaagcttctattttatagagatggtaaattaattctataatcgattatattgtacatgtaGAGACTACATCAGTGGATCGGAATTTCAAACTCAAGAAAATGTAGCAGACAAAGTTGTTATTGTAACGGGAGCAAATACTGGCATTGGTAGAGAAGTAGCTTACGATTTAGCATCACGCAAAGCTAAAGTCATTATGGCATGTAGAGACATGATAAGCTGCGAAGAggtgattaaaattattgagaaaacTTTCTCAactatgttattttattttagattaagATGAAACAATTCTTTGTGTTGTAGACACGTACTGGAATAGTATTGCAAACCaacaataaatatgtttattgtAGAAGGTGTGATCTAGCATCTCAGGAAAGTAtcagaaattttgtaaacCAGTTCAAGAAAGGTGCGTAACAATGCCTTGAAACAGTGGTATTTGAAACACTGAGgtaaatcaaatattacatGCAGATTGTTATTCATGATTGCAGAACACTCGAAACTGCacattcttataaataatgcGGGAGTAATGCGATGTCAAAAGAGTTATACCAAAGAAGGAATTGAGATGCAACTGGGTGTAAATCACATGGGAcactttttattaacaaatctGTTGTTGGATGATTTGAAGAATGGTGCACCAGCAAGAATTGTAAATGTTTCTAGTGCTGCTCATGCACGTGGTAAAATCAAAATGGAAGATCTAAACAGTGCAGAGAAGTATGATCCTGCTGAAGCATATTCCCAAAGTAAATTGGCGAACGTTTTGTTCACACGAGAATTagcaaataaattgaaaggtaatctataattgttataatgtCCAACATGCTTATCAAACTTgctttcttattattattactctatGTTTTAGGCACTGGAGTTACAGTGAATGCGGTACATCCGGGTATAGTAGACACAGCAATAGTTAGACATATGAGTTTCAACCAAAACTATCTCTCCAGAGTATTTGCAAGAATGTTTTTATGGTTGTTTGTCAAGTCACCCAAAAAGGGAGCACAACCTGTTTTGTACGCAGCACTAGATCCATCTCTGAAGGATGTAACAGGAGCTTACATCAggtaaattttaaagaaattaattaaaatgtaacagaatgttatttaaatattaattctattacagCAATACTAAGATCACGGATCCTTCTAAAGAAGCTACAAATGATGAAGTTGCCAAATGGTTATGGACTGTTAGTGAAAAGTGGACTAAATTAAATGCTGTATAgtctaatttaaattatacgtaaatatataaggtaatttattttatttcaatacctTGATGACGAAACCTGCAATAAagcaagaataaaattactatacattTTGAAACAATGCCGTGCAACTGCACATGCGCTCTAATATCGTCTTTCGTAGTTTCATACACTGCAGCTTTTCTTTCTATAAGGTCGCGCGATTTCGAACACTGCAAGAAGTTTGAGAACAGAGAAAGTTATTCATTGGAACTTTGCCATTGGTCGTGCTGTAACAATCTAAAGGTGTATACGCAATACTATCGTGGTAGACATACTAAAATGCAACGTTACGACGGTAATACTATGTTCACTGATTTTGAAGGTTATTTGTGGGTATGTATACCAGCAAGAATCAttgtttatactttttataatattgttttcagATAAGATAGAAGTGcatttatttgcgcaaaaagTAACAGAATAAGCACGATATACATAATCACGTGAATGAACTGTAAACGAATgatagattaatttattaccttACTACTTTGTACAGGTGAAGTTTAAAATTCGATATGGTTCTAAAAACGTGGGTATCAGCTGATAAAAAGGTGACAACAAATGTCATAGTACCTGCTCGGTATTCTAAAAAAGCAACAGAATGCGCAAGTTGCGAACTTATTATCGAAAACATACAGGTTACTAATGCACCTATAGAggatttgaaagaaaaatataattcggTTATTTTAGATGGCATAATTAAGAAATCGCTGGTTATCGGCGAAGCGAATTGCGATATAGATCGTCTAATCGAACGAGCGATACAAATAATGAACATATGCGAGAAACGAGAAGTTATTCTAAATGTAACGGAAAATGCAGACAAGACTTTAGTTATTAAGTTTGAAATGACATTAACCAACATGTTACCGTATAAGCCTATTTGGGAATGGACTCCAGAGACCAAGTACTCGAtagcattaaaatataaagaaacaggtgttaatttatttaaggaGCATAGGTGGGTCGATGCATTTCATAAATTTAGTAAAGCGTGCAAAATACTTATAACACTGGAGCCAATAGCCGATTTAGAATTGGAGAAATCGTTGGAGAACGACATTAATAGTTTAAGACTAGTTTTGTACAACAATATGGCTGGATGTCAGTTAAAGCGGGAAAATTACGAATACACAATTTCCTTGTGCACTAAAATTCTAAGTAAAGAGAGTAACAATGTTAAGGCCTTGTATAGAAGAGGAGTAGCCTACGgatgtttaaacaatgttgAAAACGCTGTTgccgatttaaaaattgcaatttcattgGAACCAAGCAATCGTGCTGccaaagaacaatttttaatttatgatgcCAAGTTGCAAGAAGCCAATCAGAGATTTCAAGATATGGTGAAAAGAATGTTCAAAGTCTGAGGCATAATGCGTATCTGATACGAATAATGTTAGGTAtagataatatttgtattttgtaaatagaaaaatatgcatttattttttatccacAATAATTTACACTACgattagataaaattaattagaaattacagCTAAAAAAATCTGTTGCTATATGGAATCTTAAAGCTATGTTTATCTGTATCACTATTACCAttacaatattgttattacaaaaGCGTGCTTAAAGTATTTCTTGTGTACATGACAAATATAGAAACattcgtattaaataattaaattacattatttgtcAGTAGGACTTGTTATAAAGATGTGAtacagttttttttctttattgcaTGTGATgctataattttcaataaaatgcttttaaaattatgtgtACGGTTCTCTCCGAATTTCGTTCCTCTTTTTAATTCCACAAAAACATGTTATGATTATATCGTAAACGATGACAGaaatacagttttttttttttacattgttacgGAATTTATTCGTAGTTACAATGCGTATGCGGAAAGTAAATTATCTTCTTTCTCCGAGCTgcaattacattgtaaaattagttaatcgtaatacattttttcagTTCCTATActtaaatatgatataaaagtatcatgaattaattaaaattactatatggCTCTGGGAAAATTAGTATTACGTGTCTGTAATGACACTTTTACTATGATATagctttattcaatttccgAATATACTTGATAtaacgtttttaattaaatcacttTTCTCTATTACTATATAAACGTGGCACTAACGGACCTTAGGTTTCTTTTATATCACAGTAAAAGTGGCCATTATAATGTTGAGAAATACTTGATGAATAATGTTCTCTTTCTTTAAACCGCCACCGTAAAATCATGTTACTCCCATATCAATATTACAatccttaaaatataaaaccatCCTCTATGTGATACAAAAAcaggttcatatataacaagTTTCTAAATAGGGCTATAATTAACAATCATGGTGATATATAACATGTActcaaaaatgaatattagGTACAATTGTACATTGTTTGCTCAATAGTTATTGTTAAGTACAtagtgataattaaatataatatatacatcaGTATTTCTTTGGCAAGATAAACTctaatatattcttaaatttcttttcctttgctAGAAACCAACGATATACTTTAGAAATATTGCTTGTAATCTTTTGCTTCCTATTTGGCACTCAtgcaaatgataaaataatatcaatgatTAACTATGACTAAAATATCTGTAACGAATATACAGTTTACTCGAGAAAGTCTCTGCGCATTATCCAACAATTCGCCGAAAATCATAAATGTGGCGTAAGGAGAGTTTCTGGAGTCACTGTTTATTCAGGGAAAAAAATAGTtaacgttataaaattttcggagtattatttaaaatatctggaaaataatgcaaaatataatcCGATATTGTACGTAATTTCCGGTACGCAAAAATGTTACGAAGTAGCACATTTTTCATTAGAGTGTTGCCATTTATTCGATGtattcaacaaaaaaaaaacctaACAAACTACATGGCATATGTgtacgattaaaaaatatcgttatTAAAACTACTGTGAATTTAGAATTCGTTAAATGTGAAAAAACactgtgaaatatttacacttttgtttatttaaaaaattatcgttacaataaataaatctggcACAGACATAATTTTGTATGCTATGTTATGCATAATTTAGCTATGCTAGATCGTACTTAGGGCAATGCAAAAATGTACAAAGTGCGTGTTATTCAATTTCGTGTTTTCTTtgcttaatttttttttttaaatatcttaataCGTTCGTTTTTTTGTGACCATCAAATGCACGTAAACATTTTAATCAGTTAGAACATTGTTATAAGTACTTGTGTATCTCTTATGTTGTTATTTCGAGTAGGTGTGATTCTCTTACATTGCTATTTTAAGTACGTGTATCTCTCTTACAttgttttccttttattcttttattatacgtGTATTTTCTCAATATAAGAAGAAACGATTGCAATCAATTATAAACGTTAACAACCCCAAAAAGTAACAGACTTTATTCgcactataatattattttgcagcAATTTaatgttgtaatttaataaaaaatacgcTGTACATACGTTCACAGTTGTTTCGGGATTAATGCAATTAACGAAGCATCTCTTGACGTGACTTAGGGAACAAGGAGCTATATATTTATGGCCTCGTATTGTatgatcgaaatgaaattttgcaatgCCACTTACTGGATTTTAATACACTGATGCACGGTTCAATGGAGTCAAAAAACTGAGGTATGAAGAAGGGAATGAATGTTACGCTAGCTTAGGCTTGCCATTGGCAGTGATGGTGGCATTCAATGTTGTGTTTGTTGCCGCTTCAGCAGCACGTGCCACTGCTACCGAAACTGACTGCTCCACAAATTGTTGGTAGAGTGGTTTCATGAActgaagagaaataaaaataatttttcataatattaacacCGGTCCATGTGACAACCatcagtaattaaatatttgtgtataaataaattatcataattcTTGTTAATCGTAATACgcaatacataataatatatatgagaAACGAACATGAAAACTGTAATGttcagtttaaaaatatgatcGTATTAGTTTTCAAAGCTCAAAGGGAACATGATATGCTCGAGACAGAATGCGTAACAGTTCTTCTTGTCAATTGAATTGTgcggaaatgaaaattacagttatttctctatttactATAAGCAATTATCATACCTTTTGAATACTCGATCCTGTTagcattcaatttttttatccaaatcaaagaagaaaaacaaataaaaaaagatgtaaaagaaataaatatgaaagacCAAAAATCACATAATTGAAAGGTATGGCACCAATAATAGTGGAATAATACTGAGCAACCAATAAACCTGAACACcgttaaataagaaaatgctCGACTGCACTTTGAGGGACAATACCTTTGAATTGTTCGATAAGAGGAAAAATTAAAGCAACTTTTCTAGATGCTGAATTTGtgtttatcaaaaatttagcATATTCATCTTATTACATGATACGTTCTTCGttatttcgacgaattttaGCTACACGAGACAAAATTAGctgaaattttcagaaattaataagaatataacatacaatatTACGCGCatttaaaatctttaataaatcataattctGCAtctagaaaaaaatgtttacatttttcctCCGATTTCGTAGTTCAAAGATACGTATTTTCTTAAAACGATCCATAAAGTTTGTTGAAGAAATCATAGGTCTTGTTAACATGCAgattgttaaagaaattataaatatttttcatatgcAGATTACcaaagaaatgataaatgtTCGTCGTGTATAGACTTTTTAAGAGGCTGTTAATATAgatggaattaaatattaaatttttagcaGACTCATTTGTATGTGTATAcatggataaaataaaatgaaactgtttTTGAAATTCCAATACAGCAGGGATGAGTAGAATAAGTGCAATAAGAGTACTTATAATCCCAAcctgtagaaataaaaaaatggtaGGAATGAATTAGGAGACATGACAAAATGGTAAGTATTGGTTAATATTAGGCGAGGCATTTAAAACAGGTCACCCCGATAGCTCATTCACTTTTAGTGACAGAAAAGAAGTATTCATGCTAGACAAAATACAAAGGGAGTAAATAATCACAATGTTCTAATTACAGGTTACGCAAACGCCTGAGATGACTTGGC comes from Augochlora pura isolate Apur16 chromosome 1, APUR_v2.2.1, whole genome shotgun sequence and encodes:
- the LOC144472552 gene encoding retinol dehydrogenase 13, translating into MRITIPKPFYYYSLGITVVGGAYLLRDYISGSEFQTQENVADKVVIVTGANTGIGREVAYDLASRKAKVIMACRDMISCEETRTGIVLQTNNKYVYCRRCDLASQESIRNFVNQFKKEHSKLHILINNAGVMRCQKSYTKEGIEMQLGVNHMGHFLLTNLLLDDLKNGAPARIVNVSSAAHARGKIKMEDLNSAEKYDPAEAYSQSKLANVLFTRELANKLKGTGVTVNAVHPGIVDTAIVRHMSFNQNYLSRVFARMFLWLFVKSPKKGAQPVLYAALDPSLKDVTGAYISNTKITDPSKEATNDEVAKWLWTVSEKWTKLNAV
- the LOC144472566 gene encoding tetratricopeptide repeat protein 9C, with translation MVLKTWVSADKKVTTNVIVPARYSKKATECASCELIIENIQVTNAPIEDLKEKYNSVILDGIIKKSLVIGEANCDIDRLIERAIQIMNICEKREVILNVTENADKTLVIKFEMTLTNMLPYKPIWEWTPETKYSIALKYKETGVNLFKEHRWVDAFHKFSKACKILITLEPIADLELEKSLENDINSLRLVLYNNMAGCQLKRENYEYTISLCTKILSKESNNVKALYRRGVAYGCLNNVENAVADLKIAISLEPSNRAAKEQFLIYDAKLQEANQRFQDMVKRMFKV